In Clostridium sp. JN-1, one genomic interval encodes:
- a CDS encoding stage V sporulation protein D — MGKQNPQKKSIIKKRFMIIFILIAVIFLMIIVRLGYIMIKMGPKYKVIAEQQQRSEVKINAKRGRILDRNGNELAVNSDAYQIDLDLKTLRETLKDKKMTFSDLANELAPILGMKSDDVLKAMNTTLPNGLPTSSVVLKRQVEKSQADKVKALKIRGIILSPDTKRYYTNNDFLSSILGQVNLNGQGTSGVELSYDKELSGTPGESTYEKDTKGNQLPYGDSDYVKPVDGKDVVLTIDEVVQTYVEDTAKKALTSNNAKSVSIVVMNPNNGEILGMTSKPDFNPKDNTLYKDRNVEDTFEPGSIFKVITSACALENNIGVDDGYVCNGSLKIGNTTIHCWDWNGHGYETFGDIIKHSCNVGFMELGSKIGKDKLVDFSKKLGIGQRTGIDLPGESAGILRDPSKMNSVDLATMAFGQGVAVTQVQFMAAFNSIANSGTWIRPHIMKSIGHADDNNKLVEDRKFNDYGKRKVYDPKIAATLRQYLEKVVTEGVGKNAYVDGLDVAGKTGTAQVADSETGRYVEGKYISSFVGMAPASNPKITVLISIDSPSNGSYYASDTAAPFAKELFSEVFNYMSIKGEQNLLDK, encoded by the coding sequence TTGGGTAAACAAAATCCACAAAAAAAATCAATAATTAAAAAAAGATTTATGATTATCTTCATACTTATAGCTGTGATTTTTTTAATGATTATAGTAAGGTTAGGATATATAATGATAAAAATGGGACCAAAATATAAAGTAATTGCAGAACAGCAGCAGAGAAGTGAAGTTAAAATTAATGCCAAGCGCGGAAGAATTCTCGATAGGAATGGAAATGAATTAGCTGTAAACTCAGATGCTTATCAAATTGATTTGGATTTAAAAACACTTAGAGAAACACTAAAGGACAAGAAAATGACATTTAGTGACTTAGCAAATGAGCTAGCTCCTATACTTGGAATGAAATCTGATGATGTACTTAAGGCAATGAATACGACACTGCCAAATGGATTACCGACAAGTTCTGTTGTACTTAAAAGACAAGTTGAAAAATCACAAGCTGATAAGGTAAAAGCTTTAAAAATAAGGGGAATTATATTGTCACCAGACACTAAAAGATATTACACAAACAATGATTTCTTATCAAGTATACTTGGACAGGTTAATCTTAATGGACAGGGTACATCTGGAGTCGAATTATCATATGATAAAGAATTATCTGGAACTCCAGGGGAAAGTACTTATGAAAAAGATACTAAAGGAAACCAGCTGCCATATGGGGATTCAGATTATGTAAAACCTGTGGATGGCAAAGATGTAGTTTTAACTATAGATGAAGTTGTACAAACTTACGTAGAAGATACTGCAAAAAAGGCTTTAACTAGTAATAATGCCAAATCTGTTAGCATTGTTGTAATGAATCCAAATAACGGTGAAATACTGGGGATGACAAGTAAGCCGGATTTTAATCCTAAGGATAATACGCTTTACAAAGATAGAAATGTTGAAGACACTTTTGAACCGGGCTCAATTTTTAAGGTTATTACATCAGCTTGTGCACTGGAAAATAATATAGGTGTTGATGATGGATATGTTTGTAATGGAAGCCTTAAAATAGGGAATACTACAATTCACTGTTGGGACTGGAATGGACATGGATATGAAACCTTTGGTGATATAATTAAACATTCTTGCAATGTTGGTTTTATGGAATTAGGTTCAAAAATAGGGAAAGATAAGCTTGTTGATTTTTCAAAAAAGCTTGGAATAGGACAAAGAACTGGAATTGATCTTCCAGGAGAGTCTGCAGGAATTTTAAGGGATCCATCTAAAATGAACAGTGTAGATTTGGCAACAATGGCTTTTGGACAGGGAGTTGCTGTAACTCAAGTTCAATTTATGGCTGCATTTAATTCAATTGCAAACAGTGGTACTTGGATAAGACCTCATATCATGAAAAGCATAGGACATGCTGATGATAACAATAAGTTAGTTGAAGACAGAAAGTTTAATGACTATGGTAAAAGAAAAGTATATGATCCAAAGATAGCAGCAACTTTACGCCAGTACTTAGAAAAAGTTGTTACTGAAGGTGTTGGAAAAAATGCTTATGTAGATGGTTTGGATGTAGCAGGTAAAACTGGAACTGCACAGGTAGCTGATTCGGAAACAGGAAGATACGTTGAAGGAAAGTATATATCTTCCTTTGTTGGAATGGCACCAGCTTCAAATCCTAAGATAACAGTTTTAATAAGTATAGATAGTCCGAGCAATGGAAGCTATTATGCAAGTGATACAGCGGCACCATTTGCCAAGGAATTATTTAGTGAAGTTTTTAATTACATGTCAATTAAGGGAGAACAAAATTTACTTGATAAGTAA
- a CDS encoding methyl-accepting chemotaxis protein: protein MSEQTLTNEIMHSYELLIPYIKHFFNYDVLFSMSNKEKYLKIYGNEKFNLNVKEGDSISSEGSNYKCILEGKIIKKRIPEEIFGMEVESISIPIFDNSTVIGCIAIVKNLNQKYKISSLSKSLSDALEKISSNTNEMAANIQHMSESNIKISDDIQKTDDQVKNTDQILGFVKNVAKQTNLLGLNASIEAARAGEMGKGFGVVAQEIRKLSNSSTDSIKKIDDTLKQIQSSVSSVSKNMTEITSTFDKQASSFQEINALLQELSSNAEILKEISNLY, encoded by the coding sequence ATGTCTGAACAAACTTTAACTAATGAAATAATGCATTCCTATGAATTATTAATACCTTACATCAAACACTTTTTTAACTATGATGTACTATTTTCTATGTCAAACAAAGAAAAGTACCTTAAAATTTATGGTAATGAAAAGTTTAACTTGAATGTAAAAGAAGGTGATTCAATTTCATCTGAAGGATCCAATTATAAATGTATATTAGAAGGCAAGATTATCAAAAAAAGAATTCCCGAGGAAATATTTGGTATGGAAGTAGAATCAATATCAATTCCAATTTTTGATAATAGTACTGTAATAGGCTGTATTGCAATTGTAAAAAATTTAAACCAGAAGTACAAAATTTCAAGTTTATCCAAAAGCCTTTCCGATGCCTTGGAAAAGATAAGTAGTAATACAAATGAAATGGCTGCTAACATACAACATATGTCAGAGTCAAACATTAAAATCAGCGATGATATTCAAAAAACAGACGATCAAGTAAAAAATACAGATCAAATATTAGGATTTGTTAAAAACGTAGCTAAACAAACTAATCTTTTAGGTTTAAATGCCTCTATAGAAGCAGCACGTGCTGGTGAAATGGGAAAAGGTTTTGGCGTTGTTGCTCAGGAAATAAGAAAACTTTCAAATTCAAGCACTGATTCTATAAAAAAAATTGATGACACATTAAAACAAATTCAATCTTCAGTATCAAGTGTATCTAAAAATATGACTGAAATTACAAGTACATTTGATAAACAAGCTAGTTCATTTCAAGAAATAAATGCCTTACTTCAGGAGTTATCTTCTAATGCTGAAATTTTAAAGGAAATATCTAATTTATATTGA
- a CDS encoding AI-2E family transporter, which translates to MDFFKELWAKESFKRFLFFIGLIIIFYLCRSLLDLFLLTFLFTYLMNSLQEFILGYFKKVTILKEKVITICIYSILFLSIVLIIVRYVPQIIIQSKTLINQAADFGTASKYSSNIMQKYLNTAQINLSNYLKSGVNATIELATNIGKWSVNSFIAIMLSLFFILEKRKIISFLKKFEDSKISGFYKYFCFFGNNFLNSFGKVIQAQIIIAFVNTAISVTVLFILKFPQLITLGFMIFILSLIPVAGVIISLIPLSIIAFKIGGLTKVLYILIMIAVVHSIESYILNPKLMSSKVHLPIFFTFIILIASEHFIGFWGLLIGIPLVMFILDLLDVKVR; encoded by the coding sequence ATGGATTTTTTTAAAGAACTTTGGGCTAAAGAATCCTTTAAAAGATTTTTATTTTTTATAGGATTAATAATTATATTTTATCTTTGCAGATCTTTATTAGACCTATTTTTATTAACATTTTTGTTTACTTATCTTATGAATAGTTTACAAGAATTTATATTAGGTTATTTCAAGAAAGTTACAATTTTAAAGGAAAAAGTCATTACTATTTGCATATATTCAATATTATTTTTATCCATAGTACTTATAATTGTAAGATATGTACCGCAAATTATAATTCAAAGTAAAACTCTTATAAATCAAGCTGCTGATTTTGGTACAGCATCAAAATATAGTTCAAATATAATGCAAAAATACTTAAATACTGCACAAATTAATTTAAGCAATTATCTTAAATCTGGAGTAAATGCAACAATTGAGCTAGCTACTAATATAGGAAAATGGAGTGTAAATTCATTTATTGCAATTATGCTGAGTTTATTTTTTATACTTGAAAAGAGAAAAATTATATCTTTTTTAAAAAAGTTTGAAGACAGCAAAATCTCTGGGTTTTACAAATATTTTTGTTTCTTTGGGAACAACTTTTTAAACTCATTTGGTAAAGTTATACAAGCTCAAATAATAATAGCTTTTGTAAATACAGCAATATCTGTAACGGTACTTTTTATATTGAAATTTCCACAGCTTATAACACTTGGATTTATGATATTCATTTTAAGCTTGATCCCAGTAGCAGGTGTAATAATTTCACTAATTCCACTTTCAATTATAGCTTTTAAAATAGGTGGTTTAACTAAGGTACTTTATATACTTATAATGATTGCAGTAGTACATTCAATAGAAAGTTATATTTTAAATCCAAAACTTATGTCATCTAAAGTACACTTACCAATATTTTTTACTTTTATAATACTCATAGCTTCAGAACACTTTATTGGTTTTTGGGGATTACTTATAGGTATACCTCTTGTAATGTTTATATTAGATCTGCTCGATGTTAAAGTTAGATAA
- a CDS encoding DegV family protein → MSKIALVTDSTSDLDEETIKKFNVKILPLRIIYKDSEYIDRVNITPEEVYDNLEKEVPHTSLPSITDIENLFNSLEKEGYTHVIAVCISSGLSGTYNTLKLVSESYTNMKITVFDSKALTLGAGAIIIKCGELINQGKTYEEILEYLPKIRDSISIYYIVDTLKYLIKGGRIGKVSGTVGELLSIKPIISINEDGIYYTYAKVRGKKKAMHKMIEIIQDILKTAKARVWVLHGGAESEGKRLYEHFKGIDNITFLGFGNIGPVAGVHTGPGLIGITIMRELNL, encoded by the coding sequence ATGTCAAAAATTGCTTTAGTAACAGATAGTACATCAGATCTAGATGAAGAAACTATAAAAAAGTTTAATGTAAAAATACTACCGCTAAGAATAATATATAAAGACAGTGAATACATAGATAGGGTTAACATAACACCTGAAGAGGTGTATGATAACTTGGAAAAAGAAGTTCCTCACACCTCACTTCCTTCCATAACTGATATAGAAAACTTATTTAATAGCTTAGAAAAAGAAGGGTATACTCATGTTATAGCTGTTTGTATATCTTCGGGATTATCGGGCACATATAATACGTTGAAACTAGTAAGTGAAAGTTATACTAATATGAAAATAACTGTGTTTGATTCAAAAGCATTAACATTAGGTGCAGGTGCTATAATAATAAAATGTGGGGAACTAATAAATCAAGGAAAAACTTATGAAGAAATTTTAGAATATCTTCCTAAGATAAGAGATAGTATATCAATATACTATATTGTAGATACGTTAAAATATCTAATAAAGGGCGGAAGAATAGGAAAAGTTTCCGGTACCGTAGGAGAACTTTTGAGTATTAAACCTATAATATCCATAAATGAAGATGGTATATATTATACTTATGCAAAAGTAAGAGGAAAAAAGAAAGCCATGCACAAAATGATTGAAATAATTCAAGATATATTAAAAACAGCAAAAGCAAGAGTCTGGGTACTTCATGGTGGTGCTGAATCCGAAGGAAAGCGTTTATATGAGCACTTCAAAGGAATTGACAATATAACATTTTTAGGTTTTGGAAATATAGGTCCAGTTGCAGGTGTACATACGGGACCTGGGCTCATTGGAATAACAATAATGAGAGAACTTAATTTATAA
- a CDS encoding metallophosphoesterase, with the protein MKNNKKINLILIMLFLIIFIFSIQYTKSKPSYQYSWDNFEHIVNDFPSYSKDNLVKIASKVIDNRNSNTITFEFITDTHYDQKWSSRKTALRHLDEVKELGNMIDTSFIAVGGDIVDGYSPKYKSIENLNKTVSELMYGNNMNVFLVKGNHDDNTYYNIRNTPRSVDNVIFPKEFYNCTISKIKNNVEVDNENPYGSYYYKDFPNQKLRVIILNTNDLPVIYKKDGSLKYNGINKYAVSNDQLNWAAHKALNFSDKKDKSKWKVIFFSHACFEEDINHRKKIINGDVMINIIQSFKNGESYCSKNDYGDFAENVNVDFRKQGKMDVIAMISGHVHKDALEKKDGITYITTLNSVPIRMNPNTPIRCPNSNTENAFDVFSVDVKNRDVNIYRLGAGTDRKFSY; encoded by the coding sequence ATGAAAAATAATAAAAAGATAAATTTAATATTAATCATGTTGTTTTTAATAATATTTATATTTAGTATACAGTATACCAAAAGTAAGCCTTCTTATCAGTATTCATGGGATAACTTTGAACATATAGTAAATGATTTCCCAAGTTATTCTAAAGACAACTTAGTTAAAATAGCTTCTAAAGTAATAGATAATAGAAATAGTAATACAATAACATTTGAATTTATAACTGATACTCACTATGACCAAAAGTGGAGTTCTAGAAAAACTGCATTAAGGCATCTTGATGAAGTAAAGGAACTTGGAAATATGATAGATACAAGTTTTATTGCAGTTGGAGGAGACATAGTTGATGGATATTCTCCAAAGTATAAGTCAATTGAAAATTTAAACAAGACAGTTTCAGAACTCATGTATGGAAATAATATGAATGTTTTTTTAGTTAAAGGAAATCATGATGATAATACTTATTACAATATAAGAAATACACCTCGTTCTGTTGATAATGTAATTTTCCCAAAGGAATTTTATAATTGTACAATAAGTAAAATAAAAAATAATGTGGAAGTAGATAATGAAAATCCATATGGTAGTTATTATTATAAGGACTTCCCAAATCAAAAATTGAGAGTAATAATACTCAATACAAATGATTTACCAGTTATATACAAAAAGGATGGCTCATTAAAATATAATGGTATAAATAAGTATGCAGTATCAAATGATCAATTAAACTGGGCTGCACACAAAGCTTTAAATTTTTCGGATAAAAAAGACAAATCCAAGTGGAAAGTCATATTTTTTAGCCACGCGTGTTTTGAAGAGGATATAAACCATCGCAAAAAAATAATAAATGGTGATGTAATGATTAATATTATTCAAAGTTTTAAAAATGGAGAGTCATATTGTTCAAAAAATGATTATGGTGATTTTGCTGAAAATGTAAATGTTGATTTTAGAAAACAAGGTAAAATGGATGTCATAGCTATGATAAGTGGTCATGTACATAAAGATGCATTAGAAAAGAAAGATGGAATAACTTATATAACTACATTAAATTCAGTTCCTATAAGAATGAATCCTAATACCCCAATTAGGTGTCCTAATTCAAATACTGAAAATGCATTTGATGTTTTTTCTGTAGATGTAAAAAATAGGGATGTAAATATATACAGGCTTGGTGCAGGCACAGATAGAAAATTTTCATATTAG
- a CDS encoding ABC transporter substrate-binding protein, which translates to MKKFKIASAVMISVMVVSLFAGCGSSNNSSSSSKSKVNSLQRVKDSGKLTIGLDDSYPPMEFRDDNNNLVGFDIDLGNALAKKLGVKLEVTTTDFNGILLALKSGKFDAIISALSMTEERKKEIDFVGPYIDGGQIIVTRKGDDSIKTKDDLKGKILAAQLGSTGEQAAMKIQGAKEVKKYDKVTEAFHDLAIGRTNALIVDGQVGGYYTKKDSSKYKILSERLTKEPEGIGVKKEDKELKEALQKALDELKADGTLSKLSIKWFGYDIYKM; encoded by the coding sequence ATGAAAAAATTTAAAATAGCGTCTGCAGTTATGATAAGCGTGATGGTAGTTTCACTGTTTGCAGGATGTGGAAGTAGTAATAATTCCAGCAGCAGCTCTAAATCAAAGGTAAACTCACTGCAAAGAGTTAAAGATTCTGGTAAGCTTACGATAGGATTAGATGATTCTTATCCACCAATGGAATTTAGGGATGATAATAATAACTTAGTAGGTTTCGACATAGATCTTGGAAATGCACTAGCTAAAAAATTAGGAGTTAAACTTGAAGTTACTACTACAGATTTTAACGGAATTTTATTAGCACTAAAGTCTGGAAAGTTTGATGCCATAATTTCAGCTTTAAGTATGACAGAAGAGAGAAAGAAGGAAATAGATTTCGTTGGACCATATATAGATGGCGGACAGATAATTGTAACTAGAAAAGGAGATGATTCAATAAAAACTAAAGATGATTTAAAGGGAAAGATATTGGCAGCTCAATTGGGATCTACAGGTGAGCAAGCTGCCATGAAAATTCAAGGTGCTAAAGAAGTTAAAAAATATGATAAGGTAACAGAAGCATTTCATGATTTAGCTATAGGAAGAACTAACGCTTTAATAGTAGATGGTCAAGTTGGCGGCTATTATACTAAGAAAGATAGCAGCAAATATAAGATACTAAGTGAAAGACTGACTAAGGAACCTGAAGGGATAGGTGTTAAAAAAGAAGATAAAGAACTTAAAGAAGCTCTTCAAAAGGCTTTAGATGAGCTTAAAGCAGATGGAACTTTATCAAAACTTTCAATAAAATGGTTTGGATATGATATTTACAAAATGTAA
- a CDS encoding sigma 54-interacting transcriptional regulator: MINQIQDELQAIAETIKAVIGIDITIMNKNLLRIAGTGKLKEKVGYAGPKNSVFQKCVLTGKPYFIKNPKVCKECVTCDGREKCDEKAEVCLPIIIDGKVEGAMAMIVFDESQKENFLQKIDSYKDFEKRLSELISSHISEKNFSNKLEYKSKELLTVIDSVNEGIIIIDNKNKILNLNKYIREKFKLKNGEIIGKNINLILPSKFINKFKRNDYLLEEEQITIQKGNIRYDFLLSIKPIKVNNKISGGVITFKDFNKLQRSVLKINEKHSIFTFEDIIGDSPVFSKVKEESKQIAKQDVPVLLLGESGTGKELFARAIHFESYRKSEVFMPINCGAIPESLVESELFGYEKGAFTGASSNGKIGKFELAKDGTIFLDEIGDLPLHMQVKLLRVLEEKEIMRVGGVNTIKVNPRIIAATNKNLYKMVEKNEFRRDLFYRLNVIPINIPALRERKQDIIQLSGYFLNRYNSVYGKNIKGFDEESKKALLKYSWPGNVRELQNLIEYAINFEKHDIITLNTIAGRIEPNKSRIDEDKTFKDMVTEFEKQVIYDYMERYGYDTDCKKLIAKKLNISTATLYRKLGEKIIKDDN, translated from the coding sequence ATGATAAATCAAATACAAGACGAATTGCAAGCAATAGCTGAAACCATAAAGGCTGTTATAGGTATAGATATAACTATTATGAATAAAAATTTACTTAGAATAGCTGGAACTGGTAAGTTGAAAGAAAAAGTAGGATATGCTGGTCCAAAAAATTCTGTGTTTCAAAAATGTGTTTTAACAGGAAAACCTTATTTTATAAAAAACCCTAAAGTTTGCAAAGAATGTGTTACATGTGATGGAAGGGAAAAGTGTGATGAGAAAGCAGAGGTATGTTTACCTATAATTATAGACGGAAAAGTAGAAGGTGCTATGGCAATGATAGTTTTTGATGAATCACAAAAAGAAAACTTTCTACAAAAAATAGACAGCTATAAAGATTTTGAGAAGAGACTAAGTGAGCTTATATCTTCACATATAAGTGAAAAAAATTTTAGTAACAAGCTTGAATATAAATCTAAAGAACTCTTAACTGTTATAGATTCAGTTAATGAAGGAATTATAATAATAGATAATAAAAATAAAATATTAAATCTAAATAAGTATATAAGAGAAAAGTTTAAATTAAAAAATGGTGAGATAATAGGTAAAAATATAAATTTAATTCTTCCAAGTAAGTTTATAAATAAGTTTAAAAGAAATGATTATCTATTAGAGGAAGAACAAATAACAATACAAAAGGGTAATATAAGATATGATTTTTTACTTTCAATAAAACCTATAAAAGTAAACAACAAAATTTCAGGTGGAGTTATAACTTTTAAAGACTTTAATAAATTGCAAAGATCTGTACTCAAAATAAATGAAAAACATTCTATTTTCACTTTTGAAGATATAATAGGAGATAGCCCAGTCTTTTCCAAGGTTAAAGAAGAGTCAAAGCAAATAGCAAAACAAGATGTACCAGTTTTGCTGTTGGGTGAAAGTGGTACTGGCAAAGAACTTTTTGCACGGGCAATTCATTTTGAAAGTTATAGAAAAAGTGAAGTTTTCATGCCTATAAATTGCGGTGCAATTCCAGAAAGCTTAGTTGAAAGTGAACTCTTTGGATATGAGAAAGGTGCTTTTACAGGAGCAAGCAGTAATGGAAAGATAGGTAAATTTGAGTTAGCTAAAGATGGAACTATTTTTTTAGATGAAATAGGAGATTTACCCCTTCATATGCAAGTAAAGCTCTTGAGAGTACTTGAAGAAAAAGAAATAATGAGAGTAGGAGGAGTTAATACAATAAAAGTAAATCCTAGAATAATAGCTGCTACAAATAAAAATTTGTATAAAATGGTTGAAAAAAATGAATTTAGGAGAGATTTATTTTATAGATTAAATGTTATTCCAATTAATATACCTGCCCTTAGAGAAAGAAAACAAGATATAATACAACTTTCAGGATATTTTTTAAATAGATATAACAGTGTATATGGTAAAAATATAAAGGGATTTGATGAAGAATCAAAAAAGGCACTACTTAAATATTCATGGCCTGGTAATGTACGGGAACTCCAGAATTTAATAGAATATGCTATTAATTTTGAAAAACATGATATAATTACTTTAAATACTATAGCTGGAAGAATAGAACCTAATAAGAGTAGGATAGATGAAGATAAGACATTTAAAGATATGG